A window of Thiocapsa bogorovii genomic DNA:
AAACCTGGTCGATGGCTCTGCTCGTTGTCGTTGTCGGTGTCGTTGTCGTGTTCGTCCGGAATCCGATGACGATGACGACAACGAACACGACGACGAAATAGTCTGCGACGGTTTGCTCAGGGCTTGCGGCGTAAGAGACTAGTAAACCCGCTCCTTCGGCGGGAAGGACTCGACCGTCAAGGGCTTGGTGCGCACCGGTTTGTAGTCCATACGATCGCCCTCTCGGTAGTAAAGGCTGTGTTTAAGCCAGGTCTGGTCGTCGCGCGCAGGATGGTCTGGTCGCGAGTGGGCACCTCGGCTTTCCTGCCGATGCAGCGCCGAGACCGCGATCGACATGCCGACATCCATCATGTTCTCCAGCTCCAGCGCCTCGATTCGGGCGGTATTGAAGACCTTGGACTGGTCGGTCAGACGTGCCTCGGGGAGTCGGTCGCGCAGCTCGCAGAGCTTGTTGTAGCCCTCGGTCATGATCTCCTCGGTCCGGAACACACCGGCGTGATCTTCCATACACTTGCGGAAATCGGCGCGCAGCTGCCCGACCGTAGGGCCGTCTCCCGTTTGTTCCCATCGGCCCAGGCGACCCATCGCCTGCTCCAGGCTCGCGGAGTCGACGGCGCGTTGATAGGGGTTCTCGCGGACATAGTCGATGATGTCCTTGCCCGCCAATCGACCGAACACCAGGATGTCGAGCAGCGAGTTCCCGCCCAAACGATTGGCGCCGTGCACCGAGGCACAAGCGCACTCGCCGGCCGCGTAGAGACCGACCACGACCTCCTCGGAGCCATGGCCCGCCGGCATGGCGACCCGACCGAAGCGGTCGGTCGGGATACCCCCCATGGCATAGTGAGCGGTCGGGAAGACCGGGATGGGCTCGATGACCGGATCGACACCCGCAAAGATCTGGCTCGACTCGCGAATACCGGGGAGACGTTTGGAGATGACCGCCTCGCCGAGATGGTCGAGCTTGAGCATCACATAGTCGCCGTTCTCGCCGCAGCCGCGCCCTTCCTTGACCTCGGTGACGATCGCACGCGAGACCACGTCGCGGCTGGCTAGGTCCTTGGCGCGCGGGGCATAGCGCTCCATGAAGCGCTCGCCGTCCTTGTTGATGAGATAACCGCCCTCCCCGCGCGTGCCCTCGGTAATCAGCATCCCTTTGCCGGCAATGCCGGTCGGGTGGAACTGGAAGAATTCCATATCCATCAGCGGGATGCCGGCACGCAAGGCCATCGCGGCACCGTCGCCGGTGTTGATGTGCGCATTCGAGGTCGTGCGGAAGACCTGACCCCAGCCGCCGGTGGCGAGCAGGGTCGCCTTGGACTCGATCAAGAGCGGTTCGCCGGTCTCGATCTCGAGCACCAGTGCACCGCAGATGATCCCTTCGGCATCCCGCACCAGGTCGATGGCGAAGAACTCGTCGAAGAAGTGGGTCCGCGCCCGGATGTTCTGCTGATAGAGGGTGTGCAGGATCGCATGACCCGTGCGATCGGCGGCGGCGCAGGTGCGCGCCGCCTGATCGCCGCCGAAGTTCTGGCTCTGACCACCGAAGGCGCGCTGGTAGATCTTGCCGTCGTCGAGACGCGAGAAGGGTACGCCTGCATGCTCGAGCTCGTAGACCGTCGGGATGGCCTCTCGGCACATGAACTCGATCGCGTCTTGGTCACCGAGATAGTCCGAACCCTTGACGGTATCGAACATGTGCCAGTGCCAGGAGTCCGGCAAGACGTTGGCGAGCGCGGCGTTCACCCCGCCCTGGGCTGCCACCGTGTGCGAACGCGTCGGAAAGACCTTGGAGACAACGGCGACGCGCAGATCAGCACCGGCCAGTTGAAGTGCGGCGTTCAGTCCCGCGCCGCCGGCGCCGATGATGAGAGCGTCGAAGTGACGTGTCGGAATTCCCATGCCTGGATTACCCCTGCAGACCGGCGGTGATGATGGCCTTGAAGGCCCAGAGGCCCGAGGCGATGAAGACGAAGGCGAAAAGGGTCAGCAGACCGATCCGCAGGCCGAGCGCGTGCACATAGTCGATCAGGACATCACGGATGCCCACCCACGCATGGGCGAGCAGGAGCGGTACGAGGAGCATGAGGCCCAGCGCGACCAGCGGATGGGCGACCCAGGCGACCAGGGCGGCATGGTCGACCGGCGCGTTGAAGGCGAACTTGATCAGTAGATAGGTCAGGAAGAGCGCCAAATAGACGGCCGTAGTACGCTGAATGACCCAGGCCATAAGACCGGATGCTTGCCGGCTCATAATGCCAGCCCTCCACCGATGACCAGTACGACGATCGCCGCTATCAGCGCCGTCCAAGAGCTCCGTCGAGCTGCCGGGCGGTCCAGCCCCAGACCCAGGTCGAGCAGCAGATAGCGGATCCCGGCGAAGAGATGGTGCAGCAGGCTCCAGGCCAGGACCAGCAGGATCAGCTTCACCAGCCAGAAGTCCAGGATGCCGGCGACCTGCGCGAACCCCACGGGCCCGGAGAGCGCGTGGTGTAAGAGGATGGCCGCGAGCGGGATGGCGAGGACCATCAAGACGCCGCTGATGCGATGCAGGATCGAAACGACACCCGGAATCGGCAGCTTGATCCGCCGTAGATCCAGGAATACGGGTCTTGTTGTTTGCATTCTTTAACCTTTGGTGATGCGCCTATGAGGATGCGCCGGCCGCGTCCCGACCCACCCGAGTGCGGCCGAGCCCGGCCGGTTCGACACCGCGTTCGCCCCGGCGTTTTGCGGTCACCGGGACGCGACAGCCTTGAATCGACCATGGGCTTCTGTCGTGTACCGAGGGGTAGGACCGTCGTCGAACTGTCAGATCGGGTCGTTATTGTGCACTGCAACAGGGGGCGATTCAATCTTGAGAACAGCCAAGGGTCTTGCGGTTTCCCGTTCGCCCATCGGTCGGACCCTGGTCTTCCGATCGCACTGTTTAGCGCCCGGACGGCGGCGGGTTGCCGGCGATAGGCACGGAGGCCTTGGGCAGCAGCAATGCGAGGACGCCGAGCACCAGGGTCGACCCGAGCAGGAAGAGGTGTAGATTGACCGCACCGGCCAAGGCCAGTCTCGGGTCCACGCCCAAGGGCGCAAGGGCCGCGACGACCGCCAGCTCGTAGCTCCCGCTGCCGGCGATGCCGTGGAAGGGCAGGACGCTCGACAGCTCCGCCCCCATCACGCCCGTGAGCAAGCGCCAGAACTCGACCGGCAGGAAGTGCTCGAGCAGCACCGCGAAGGCGGCGAATTTGAGGGTCCAGGTCAATGCAGTCCACAGATAGACGCGTGCGATGATCCGGGGCTTCGCGGGAGCGGCACCCAAGACGCGTCGGACGAGCCGCATGAGCTTCACGGCAGGCGCGCGCCCGGACGATTCGCTCTTGCCCGTCACCAACCCCCGCAGTGGCAAGAAGAGCAAGAGCCCGGCGAGCCAGGCGAGCGCCGCGATCCACCACAACGGAAGGGGATCGCGCAAGTACAGGATCAAGATGCCGATCAAGACGAGGAAGTGTAGGTCCAGGATTCGGATCCAGAGCAAAGCCGCCGCGGCGTCGAGAAAGCCGTGACCGAAGTATCGCTGCATCAACCAGGGGAAAACCATCTCCCCGGCACGCATCGGCAGGAGGTTGTTCGCCGTGTTGTGCAGCATGCTCAGACGCAGCACGATCGGAAAGCAGCCGCGAAACCGAGGCCCGAAATAGTCGTAAACCCGCACGGCCCGAAGCACGTAGCTGAGTGCGGTTAAGCCGAAGAGCACGACCAAAAGCAGCGGCGAGAGTGTGCGCCACGGCAAGAGCAGCGGCCCCCATCCGACTGTCCATTCAACCGCGAAGACGACGGCTGCCAGAAGCGCCGCGCCGATCGCCCAATCACGCGGACGACCGAAGCGCGGTGTACCGACCGAACTCCCCTCCCGATCGTGATTGCTGCCGAGCTCCACGTCCGGACCGAGACTCATCGCCGCCGTTTGGGCGGATAAATGGGCGCTTCGCCGGGTGGGCGGGTCTTGAAGCGACGGTGCACCCAGAAGTATTGCTCGGGCATGGTATGAATGCGTGCCTCGATAACCTGGTTCATGCGCAGGGCATCCGCCGTGCGGTCCTCGCTCGGGAAATTCTCCAGCGGTGGATCGAAGATCAACTCCAAGCCGCGCCCCCGGGGCAGAAACCGGGCGAAGGTCGGGATGACCGCTGCACCGGTCATGGCCGCGAAACGCCCCAACATGGGCACGGTTGAAGCCGCGACCCCGCAGAAGGGAACGAAGAGACCGCGCCGTCCGCCGTCCTGATCGGGCAGATAGAAGAAAGGCGTGCCCTTTTTCATCTCCCGCACCAGTCCACGAAGATCGTCGTGGCGCTCGATGGAGACGCTGCCGTACTGCTGACGCGCGCGCCGCACCTGCCGGTCGACCACCGGGTTGCGGATCCGCTGGTACATGTAGACGCCCGAGTGGACCAGCGCTGTGAAGGCGGCGCCGCCAAGCTCGAGGCCGACGAAATGGGGGACGAGGACGATCACTGGCCGACCCTCGGCGATACAGCGGTCGATCGACTCGCGGTTGCGAATCTTCACCAACCGCGCGAGCCGTTCGCGCGAGGCCCCCCAGCTCACACCCTGACAAAAGGCCGCGACGCCCAACCACCCGAAATGCGCCCGCAAGATGCGCTCGCGCTCGCGCGCGCTCGCTGCCGTGAGACAGATCTCGAGATTACGCCGACCGATCCGACGCCTGGGGCCGGCGAGCAGATAGGTCAAGCGCCCGACCCCGGTACCGATCAACCAGATCAGAGGGAACGGCAAGCGACCGAGCCCGTAGATCAAGCCGACGACGAACCAACTCGGCCAAAACTTTGGATGCGCGAGACTCATCGCTCGAAGCTGTAGAAAATATCGGCGCCTTGATTCCCCCCCGTTTCGGTTTGAATCTCGACGTGATCGGTCAAGTCGTAGCGATGTCGTACGCTGTTCGCCTGGTCGCCCAGGCCGGTCTCGTATTCCAGAAAGATCTTGGGCGCAATGTAGGTCCCGACGGCAAGCCCGGTATCACTCTCGCCGCTCCCGCCCGGGGCGATGCCGGTCAAGAGAAACTTGGTGATCTGCGCTTGGGTCATCCCGGGGTCCGTTCCGGAAAAGAAGGTCAGCTTCGGCTCACGCAGGGTTCCCAAGACACGGATGCCCGCAACGGTCGATCCCCCGTCACGCTCGGCCTGGATCACGAGCCCGGGATTGTCGATCGGGCTGCGCGCATAGATCACGCGCCCCTGGGAGATATTGAGCGGAGCACCGATCTCGGCGGACAACCCGAGACCGGTGGTCAGCCGATACTGGCCATCGATGATCTGCAATTGGCCGTTCCCCAGCATGTCGCGGCCGGGCATCTGCGAGACCCCCAGGTTCCCGGCGAGACGCCCGCGCAGACCGAAGGCATCGACGGTCACGGCGTCGCCCAGCTTCACGCGCAGATCGATGGTCAGCGGTAAAGCCGCCTCCTCGGAGCTATCCGCCAAGACCACGTCGCTCGACTGCGTCTGCGTTCCGGCCGGGATGGCGCGAGGCCGGATACGGGCCTCGGGGATCGTGATCTCGCCGCTCAGACGCGCACCCTTCGAGTTGGCCTCAAAATTCAGGTCGGGCGACAACAGCGCGAAATATTCCGTCGTGTCCGCGACCTTGAGACCTGTCCCGAATACCCGTGCCTGTGCGGCGAAGCCTCCCCCGCCGAGACGGGCGTCGCCGGTCAACTCCAATCGACCGCCTCCGATGTCCGCCTGACCCTGCAGGTCCAAACGCTCGCCGGTCGGTGCGCTGGCCGTGAGGTTGAGATCCGCGACCCGTAGTCCGATCAGCGGAACGGTGAATCCGACGTCCCGAACCTGCGCCTCGCCTCGCAATGCCGGTGCGCCGAGCGTGCCGCGCACGCCGAGATCCACGCCGAGCCCGCCGGTCATCCCGGCGATCTCGGGAACCAGATTGCCGATCCGATCGAGCCCTTGGAGATCGGCGCGCAGGGTACCGGCGAGCGGCTGGCTTTTCCGACCGGGGTCGTCGAGCCGCCAACCGGCAAGATCCAGCGTCCCGTCGACGCGTCCGAATCCCTCCAGCGGGATCCCGAGACGCACGGAGAGGGCCTTCGCACCGGCATCGATCGCGAGCCGAGTGCCTGAAAAATCAAGGGTCTCGTCGCGACCTCCACCCATCATCACACGCAGCGACCCCTGCGGGATCTCGGCGCTTGCAGTGCCCTTCAGCACCGAGCCGGCGGTCTCGAATTGCCCGCGCACGCGGGCGTTGCCGGTCAGATCAAGCGTCTCGGGCAACACCGGGGCGAGAAGCGTGAAATCGGCCAAGGTCACGTCCAGACTCGCGACCGCCCGTTCGTTCGCGTCGCGTTTGAGCTCCACGCAACCGCCGGAATCGGCCGGACCTCGAATACAAAAGGGTCCGAAAGCGAGCGTCGGACCGGCTACGGCGATCGGACTCGGCCGCTGCAATGTCCAATCGCCGAAAGATGCGGCATCGACATCCAGGCGCGCGATCCGACCGGTATAGGCGCCGGCCGAATCCAGACCGCCCGCGGCATCGAGGATCACCGAGAGGGGCTCGCCCTTCAGGGCCAGCTCGAGTCGGTGATCCGGAATCCTACCCGCACCGCGCATCGTCAAGGTATCCCAGATCATGTCGCCGACGACGAGGCGGCTCCCGTCCAAACGGATGTCGAAGGGATCCTCCGTGGAGAGCCCGAGGTCCAGGCGTCCGGACAGCGTGGCGATCCCTTGGCCCGACCACTCGGCATCCCGCGCGGCGAGATCGAGCAGAACGCGGGGTGACTCGCGCGGCCCGGAGATCTTGCCGCGGGCGGTGAGGCTCCCGGCGGCCTCCGGCAGCACGCTCGCAAGGTCAGGCGACTCAAGGCTGAAGACCAAATCGATCGTCTTGTCGATCTGTCCTTGCAGATTTAGGGCACTGGAGCCGGATGCAGCATCGAGTCCGTCGATTCGGATGGTCTCGCCGGTCATCGCAACGGTTCCGGATGCGAGGACGGGGTAGCCGCGCAGCAGACCCTCGAACTGCTCGATTCGCGCGACCAGGTCCGGGCCCGAGGGCTCGATCTTCCCCCGGCTGCTCAACCGGGCTGCGAGGTTGCCGCCCCACTCCGCGGCGAAGCTGCCGGGGTCGATGTCGGAGGCATCCAAGGTCGCCTCCCAGGTCACCTGCGGGTCCCAGCCGAGCGTCGCGCCACCCTCGATGCGTCCGTTCAGGGTGTCCAGAACGAGGGTTTCGATCCGGGTTTGGCGCACATCGCCTCGGCCTCCCAAGCGCAACTGGGACGGCGGCAATCCGGGGCCAACGGAGCGAGCTGCGAAATCGTATTCGAAACCGTCGAGGCCGCCGGAGGTCTCGAACTGAAACGACAGGCGATCCTCAAGCCCCTCGACCAAGCCGACGGGGTCGAGGTTCGTGCCGTCGAGCGTGAGCGTCCAACGCACATCCGGCGACCAGGTCACCTCCCCTTTGCCGAGAAGCTCGCCGTCAAGCACAGACAGCTTGAGCGCGTCGATTTGGGCCGCGGTTTGAGAACCGCTGCCGCCGAGATCCAGCGTCGCGGGCGGCACATCCGGACCGCTCGCGGCAAGCGACAGCGAATAGACGAAGGCGTCGAAGTCGCCCGAAGCGTCGAGCTGACCGCGGGGCGATTCGGCGATCAGGTCTCCGCTCAACGGCCAGCGCAGGCGTTCCCAAGCGCCGGTGACCTCGAATCGACCCGGATCGACGTTCAGGTCGAGTCGACCCGTCGCGTTCAAGCGCGCCTCCGAGACCTGCTCGGTCAGCGCAAGGCTGCGGATCTCCAAGACCTTCCCGGCCCAGGCGACATCCAGCACGGCGGCCAGATTCCCGAAATCAGGCAGTTGCGGCGCTCGCGCATCGATATGCCCCTTCACCACGGCCTTTTCGAGGTCGCCCTGCGTCTCCAGCAGACCGGTCACCGTCACTCCGGGAAGATCGGATCCGAAGTCGGGCAGATTCACGCCGAGGATCTCCAGCTGCCCGTCCCAGGCGGGCTTGCCGAGCGGGTCATCGAGACGAACATCGAGGGCCGCCTGCGCGGAGCCGCTCAAGCGGTGCCGGACCTGCAGCGATGCCAGATCTCCCGTGACCTTCGCAGAGCCCTGTAAGGCGATCGCGGGAGCCTGCGTCATCTCCCAATCGAGATCCAGATCCAGCGGATAGTCGCCGCTGAGCTCGACTCGACCGAAGGCGCGCGCGGCGAGCCGCGGGGTCGGCAGCATTACCTCCAGTCGCACGAGTTTCAATTCGCTGCCCCGCAGGCTCGCGGAGAGGATCGTATCCTCGATCACGAAGAAGGGTTCGGCCTCGCCGGACTTGAAGAGGCGCAATCGCTCGACCTGCGCCTCATGCAGATCGATGCGAAGCGGCAAGACCAGGTCGGGCAGAACCAGCGGTGCGGACTCCTCGGGGCTCGGCGGCAACACCAGGTCCAGGCCCTGGATACGGAGCACCTCGATCGGCAGATCTCCGCGCAGGACGGCGATCGGCGACCAATCCAAAACGATGCTGTCAGCACGCATCTCGAAGTCGGCAACCTGTATCGCGAGCCGATCGAGCGTGAGCTGCCCGGTGACTCGCCCTTCGACGCGTTCGACACTCAGGACACCCGGAGCCAAGTCTTCGACCAACCCGACGGCAAAGCGCAGCCCGGTCTGGGTCCCGAGCACCAACCCCAACATTAGGACCAGCACCAATGCGAAAGACATGACCATGCCGAGGAGCAGACGCAGCGGCCGGATGCGCCGACGCCGCGGGGTCGCGGTGGAGGCAACGGCTGTCGGCTCGGGCGGCATGGAATCCTCGGGGGGTGCCTCAGTCGTGTCGATTTCGCTCACAGATCAGGCCCAATCACGAAGACGACCCGCGCCGGTGGCCAGCCGTCGCCGATCTCGTAGTTGTTCTGCGTGAATGGCAAGGCCAGATCCAGGCGGACCTGACCAATGGGCGAGGCATAGCGCACGCCGAAACCCACGCTCTGCTGAAATTTGTTGTCGTAGTCCGGATCGAAGGCATTTCCGAAATCGGTGAAGACGGCGGCGCTCCATGGACCTTTGATCTGCCGCTCGAGCTCGAGGCTGCCGACACCGAGATAACGTCCGCCGACAGTGTCGTAGTTGAAGGGCTCCGTGGGCCCCAGACTGTCGAACCCCCAGCCGCGAATCGTGTTGTCGCCGCCGGTGAAGAAGCGACGGCTCGCCGGCAGCTCGTCGAGATTCTCCGCCAGGGTGACGCCGAGATCGGCCCGCGTGATGAAGCGGTACTTTTCCGCGAAACCCCGGATCCATTTGAACTGCAATACCCCGCTCAAATAGGTTGCATTCGATACCACACCCTCGAGCGCACCCAGCAGCGAGTAACGTATCCTATACCCCCGCTTGGTGTTGATCGGGTCATCGGCCACGGTCTTCGACCAAGAGATATTGGGAACCAGTTCCGAGGAGGCCCCGGTCTGGATGTTGCTGATATCGTAGTCCTCGTAGTTGTAGTCGATGCCGGCGGTGCGTCGCCAGCCGCCCGGGGTGAGCGTCGAATGGGCGAACTGCACCGAATACAACCAGCCTTTTTGGGTATTGAGGTTCGAGTAGGTGGCCTGGGGCTTGACGATGATGTAATCGCGCGTCGGATCCTGGATCGGAATCCGATAATCGAAGCTCCATTGAGAGAGCACGGGCGAGAGCTGCAACTCAGTTCGAAAATTGTGACCCCACTGGTTGACGTAGCGACGCCGCCAATCGGCGCTGACCCGCGGGCCGGTATCGGTCGAAAACCCCGCGCCGACGCGAAACTTGTCGCGTTTGTTGCGGGTTGCGACGACCTCGATCGGAACCAGGGTATCGTCGCCTGTATCATCCTTCCGAGGGACGATCTCCACATCGGAGAAGTACTCGGTACTCAGCAGCCGGCCTTGCATCGCCAGGAGCAAATCGGGGTTGTAAACGACGCCGGGCTCGAAAGTGACAAATTTGTGTAAGAACTTGTCGTTCAAGAGATCCTGCTTGAAAGAGACCTCGCCGAGATAATAACGGGGTCCGGTCGCGAGCTCGAAATCGACGATTGCCTCGTAGGCGACCAGGTCGATGAGCACACGGTGTTGCGCGAGATTGTAATCGAGATAGCCGCCCGAGGACGCGCGAGCACGGAGATCGGACTTGGCCGCCTCATATTCCCGATGCAGGAACACGTCGCCGACCTGCATCGGGAAGGTCTTCGGGAAGGCGGGGTCATCGGCCCCCTCGCCGGTGATCGAAAAGTTGACCTGGCCGATCTTCACGGGTGGCCCGGGGACGACCTCGTACGTGGCCACCCAGGTCCCGTTCGGATCCGCAGCGGCATCGAGCCGATCCGTCACTTCGACCTGATAGAGCCCGAAGGGCGCCAAGGCATCGCGAATCTGATCCGGCGCCAAGCGATGCAATGCCTCGGCCCGCGCCGGCGTCATATCCTCCTGTGCGCGCTCTTGGTAGATGGACAGCAGGGCCAGGACGTTCGTCTCCTGCTCTCCCTCCAGGCCGGTCACCGTGACGTCGAGCTTCATGGCGAACGCGCCGCTCGCCAGAAAAAGCAGAGGAATCGCCAGCACTCGGACCCATGCGCTCGGGCGCACCGGAGGAGCCGAAGCCGCATCCCTTGGCGCGGTCGCTCGATGTCTTTCGGCTCGATCCAAACTCAACCCCTTGACGATCAGACAAAACCGGCGAATCCGAGGTTACGGACCCATCCACGGCTCGGCACCACCGCAGAAAAGCAGCCATGCGTCGACGAATTACAACAGCCCGCATCGCAAAAGCGACAGTTTGTATCATAGTACCAAACACAGAGGCGCGCACGACCCACCCTGCCCATTGGGGCATGGCAAGCCTCGTCAGCTCTGTTTTCCGCGTATCGCCAGGTCTCGTCGCAGACCCTCGATCTCCTCGCGCAGAGCCCGGACCTCGATTTCGACATGGCGGGTATCCTGGTGAACCGTCTCCTCGATTCGCTCGCGCTCCGCGGCATGCTGATCGTCGTGCAGCGTCTGCATCGTGTCGACGATGATGCCGATGAAGAGGTTCAGCATCGTAAAGGTTGCGATCAAGATGAAGGGGATGAAGAAGAGCCAAGCATAGGGATAGACCTCCATCACCGGACGCACGATCCCCATCGACCAACTCTCCAACGTCATGATCTGAAACAGGGTATACATGGATCCGCCGAGCGTGCCGAACCACTCCGGAAACCCCGTTCCGAACAGACCGGTCGCGATCACGGCGGCCACATAAAAGAGCAGCAGCATTAAAGAAGCAATCGAGGCGATTCCGGGCAACGCCTTGAGCAGCGCCTCGACGACAAACCTCAGACGCGGCGATACCGAGACCAACCGCAAGACGCGAAGAACCCGAAGCGCACGCAAGACCGCAAGCGGTCCGCTCGCCGGGATCAACGCAATCGCAATCACGGTAAAGTCGAACAGGTTCCAGCCTCGACGGAAAAAGCCCCGCCCGTGAGCGAAGAGCTTCAGCAGCATCTCCGCGACGAATGCGGCCAAGATTACGCGATCAATAAGATGCAGGAACCCGCCATAGCTGGCCATGATGCTCGACGAGGTCTCCAATCCAAGGGTGACCGCGTTGACCAGAATCAACCCGATGATGATGCCCTGAATCCGGGTCGATTCGATCCATACGCCGACCTTTTCACGGCTCGACATGACAACTGCCTCCGACAAAACGACAGACAACAGACGACGCGGATCGGACGTACCGATCCACGGGACTGGAACGAAAGATTCAGGCGACGCTCGACCGATCCCGGGGTGATCGAGGGTCTAGGCTTAGCGCCCGATCGCGACAACCGCGGCGTCCGCATGGATGGAGCATCGGCACCGAGACTCACCCCACAGGGCGAGGCCGATCGGGACCCGACCCGAGATCATGCCGGTGGGGCCGGCTCCGCGCCATAACCCTCGGCGACGACGGCTGCGATCAAGGCATCGGCATCGGCCTGTCCCTCGACCCTGGCACGACCGAGCTCCAGATCCACCACGACAGACTCGACGCCGGCAACAGACTCCAGCGCCGAGGTCACGGCGCGAACGCAGTGGGCGCAGCTCATTCCGGTAATGCTGAGCATTTGTGTCATGGGTTCCTCTTTATTGGATTTAGGGTTTAGCCTGCTGCCTGCTGCCTGCTGCCTGCTGCCTGCTGCCTGCTGCCTGCTGCCTGCTGCCTCCTGCCTCCTGCTTCCAGCGACTTTGAAACTGGCGGCTGGTGGCTGGTGGCTGGTGGCTGGTGACTGGCGGCTGATAGCCGGAGCTACCTACTGCGACGCCAGAAACCGAGCCGCCCCCATCAGCGGCGTGCTCGGCTGCACGATCACCCGAACCGGCATCGCGCGCATCAGAGGCTCCAAACGGCCTTTATCGAGGAAACCCTCCAGGAAGGCGCTGCTGCGCAGGGCGTCAAGGTTCTTCGGCGCGATACCCCCGCCGAGGTAGACCCCGCCGAGCGCCATCTGCTTGAGTGCCATGTTTCCGGCCTCACGCCCGTAGAGAAGAAAGAACAGGTCCATTGTCTCGGTGCAGACCGGGCAGGAGTTCTCCGAAGCGGCCGCGGCGATCGCCGCTGCGGCGTCCCCGCTCGTGAGGGACTCGCGCAACGCGGGCGGCGATTCGATTCCGCGCCATTCGGACAAGAAGTCGTAGAGGTTTCGGATCCCGAGACCGGAAACGACGCGCTCCCAACTGACCCGCCCGAAGCGTTGCTTCAGGAACGCATGGAGCGCGCACTCGCGCTCGTCGGTAGGCCCGAAGTCCGCATGCCCGCCTTCGGTCGCGAAAGGATGGTGACGCAAGCCGTCCCAGAATAACCCCGCTTCTCCGAGTCCGGTACCCGCAGCGACCACGCAGGCGTTGCCTTGTGCCGCCTCCCCCGGATGGACCTCGACCAGGTCGTCGGGGCCCAATGCCGCGAGCCCCCAAGCCGTCGCCTCCAGATCATTCAGCAGCGCAACGCCGGCAAAGCCGAGTGCCTGCTCCATGGCATCGGCATCCAGGTCCCAGGGTAGATTCGTCGCCTGACTGCGCCGGTCCCGCACCGGCCCGGCGATGGCGAAGGCCGCGAAACGACAGGTCGTTCCGGTCTCCTCGAGATAGCACCGGACGATCTCGTCGAGCGAGTCGAAATCCGCACTCGGATACTGCATCGTCTTCTCGAGATCGACGCGGTCTCCGTGCGTCTTCGCAAGACCCAATGCCGTCTTGGTACCCCCGATATCGCCGACGAGTACTCGCATATCGCTTCTCCGCTCAGATCGCTGACAGGACTCGCTTGCAGACGCGAGCCGACGCGGATGATAGCAGGCAGGAGGTCGGAGGCGATGATGAGCGTGCCGGTCCGGCAACGGGTGGGGCGATTCGAGACGCGAGAAACGTCGCGCTGAAGGCGCGAGCGCCCCTCGCGGCCGCGAACGCGGTGATTCTCGCCCCGATACCGGACGGCATCGAGGCGAGGAGAATTACTTGCTCGAGTCGGTGCTCGACTGCGTCGTCGGGTAGCTATAGGCCGGATAGCCGTAGAGCGGCGCACCCCAGCCGTAGGGGGCACCCCAACCGTAAGGTGCGCCATAAGCTCCGTAGGGATACCCGTAACCACCATAGGGATAGCCCCCATAGGGTCCGTACCAAGGCGAGTTCCAAGGTCCGCCCCAACCGCCCGGGAACATGCCGAAGGGGCCGGAACCCCAGAAGGCGTTCGCGGACATGGAGCCGAAAGCAGCAACAGCGGCGACCGCCGCAGCAAGCACAAGCCGTTTTGTTGTCGTCATCACATTTCTCCCGTCTCGAGAAACCTGTTGAGCACGCCGTGAGCACGATTCGCTCCGACGTGACATCAAGATTAGGAC
This region includes:
- a CDS encoding translocation/assembly module TamB domain-containing protein; protein product: MPPEPTAVASTATPRRRRIRPLRLLLGMVMSFALVLVLMLGLVLGTQTGLRFAVGLVEDLAPGVLSVERVEGRVTGQLTLDRLAIQVADFEMRADSIVLDWSPIAVLRGDLPIEVLRIQGLDLVLPPSPEESAPLVLPDLVLPLRIDLHEAQVERLRLFKSGEAEPFFVIEDTILSASLRGSELKLVRLEVMLPTPRLAARAFGRVELSGDYPLDLDLDWEMTQAPAIALQGSAKVTGDLASLQVRHRLSGSAQAALDVRLDDPLGKPAWDGQLEILGVNLPDFGSDLPGVTVTGLLETQGDLEKAVVKGHIDARAPQLPDFGNLAAVLDVAWAGKVLEIRSLALTEQVSEARLNATGRLDLNVDPGRFEVTGAWERLRWPLSGDLIAESPRGQLDASGDFDAFVYSLSLAASGPDVPPATLDLGGSGSQTAAQIDALKLSVLDGELLGKGEVTWSPDVRWTLTLDGTNLDPVGLVEGLEDRLSFQFETSGGLDGFEYDFAARSVGPGLPPSQLRLGGRGDVRQTRIETLVLDTLNGRIEGGATLGWDPQVTWEATLDASDIDPGSFAAEWGGNLAARLSSRGKIEPSGPDLVARIEQFEGLLRGYPVLASGTVAMTGETIRIDGLDAASGSSALNLQGQIDKTIDLVFSLESPDLASVLPEAAGSLTARGKISGPRESPRVLLDLAARDAEWSGQGIATLSGRLDLGLSTEDPFDIRLDGSRLVVGDMIWDTLTMRGAGRIPDHRLELALKGEPLSVILDAAGGLDSAGAYTGRIARLDVDAASFGDWTLQRPSPIAVAGPTLAFGPFCIRGPADSGGCVELKRDANERAVASLDVTLADFTLLAPVLPETLDLTGNARVRGQFETAGSVLKGTASAEIPQGSLRVMMGGGRDETLDFSGTRLAIDAGAKALSVRLGIPLEGFGRVDGTLDLAGWRLDDPGRKSQPLAGTLRADLQGLDRIGNLVPEIAGMTGGLGVDLGVRGTLGAPALRGEAQVRDVGFTVPLIGLRVADLNLTASAPTGERLDLQGQADIGGGRLELTGDARLGGGGFAAQARVFGTGLKVADTTEYFALLSPDLNFEANSKGARLSGEITIPEARIRPRAIPAGTQTQSSDVVLADSSEEAALPLTIDLRVKLGDAVTVDAFGLRGRLAGNLGVSQMPGRDMLGNGQLQIIDGQYRLTTGLGLSAEIGAPLNISQGRVIYARSPIDNPGLVIQAERDGGSTVAGIRVLGTLREPKLTFFSGTDPGMTQAQITKFLLTGIAPGGSGESDTGLAVGTYIAPKIFLEYETGLGDQANSVRHRYDLTDHVEIQTETGGNQGADIFYSFER
- a CDS encoding autotransporter assembly complex protein TamA, which encodes MLAIPLLFLASGAFAMKLDVTVTGLEGEQETNVLALLSIYQERAQEDMTPARAEALHRLAPDQIRDALAPFGLYQVEVTDRLDAAADPNGTWVATYEVVPGPPVKIGQVNFSITGEGADDPAFPKTFPMQVGDVFLHREYEAAKSDLRARASSGGYLDYNLAQHRVLIDLVAYEAIVDFELATGPRYYLGEVSFKQDLLNDKFLHKFVTFEPGVVYNPDLLLAMQGRLLSTEYFSDVEIVPRKDDTGDDTLVPIEVVATRNKRDKFRVGAGFSTDTGPRVSADWRRRYVNQWGHNFRTELQLSPVLSQWSFDYRIPIQDPTRDYIIVKPQATYSNLNTQKGWLYSVQFAHSTLTPGGWRRTAGIDYNYEDYDISNIQTGASSELVPNISWSKTVADDPINTKRGYRIRYSLLGALEGVVSNATYLSGVLQFKWIRGFAEKYRFITRADLGVTLAENLDELPASRRFFTGGDNTIRGWGFDSLGPTEPFNYDTVGGRYLGVGSLELERQIKGPWSAAVFTDFGNAFDPDYDNKFQQSVGFGVRYASPIGQVRLDLALPFTQNNYEIGDGWPPARVVFVIGPDL